A stretch of the Gossypium hirsutum isolate 1008001.06 chromosome D07, Gossypium_hirsutum_v2.1, whole genome shotgun sequence genome encodes the following:
- the LOC107954220 gene encoding UDP-glycosyltransferase 76E2 produces the protein MFQITCRTRTSKETGKKMEKQQKSSHLVLVMLPFQGHMTPMLQLASILHSKGFSITIVHPELNSPNPSNHPEFTFVSIPDKLTESQLSDKNVTGLVWSLNKTCAVPLRQCLEKILHSHHHIAALIYDTQMYCAQTIADDLGLPGITLRTSAATTLLLYPVFSQLDEEDFMSEIKSPELQALHLQRLRALLSQNPAKEMMEIRVELTNALKSSLAIIVNSMEFLELEALSKVKQYFPAPIITIGPLHKLAPAICSSLFTEEDKCISWLNKQAPKSVIYVSLGSMASIDRQELIEIAWGLSNSKQPFLWVVRPGMVRGSEWIESLPNGFEESVGERGCIVKWAPQTEVLAHAAVGGFWSHCGWNSTIESICEGVPMLCKPFFGDQHLNTSYICNVWKIGLELQNLERGNIERTIKRLMVDMEGNDIRKRAMDLKEKAAFCLVEEGSTSCSFNGLTKHISSASET, from the exons ATGTTTCAAATAACTTGCCGCACCAGAACATCCAAAGAAACAGGGAAAAAAATGGAGAAACAACAGAAATCCAGTCATTTGGTGCTTGTTATGCTGCCCTTTCAAGGCCACATGACTCCCATGCTCCAGCTAGCTAGTATCTTGCACTCAAAGGGCTTCTCAATCACTATAGTTCACCCTGAATTGAACTCTCCTAACCCTTCAAACCACCCCGAGTTCACCTTCGTATCCATACCAGATAAGCTCACGGAATCTCAACTCTCTGATAAAAATGTTACAGGTCTTGTGTGGAGTCTGAACAAAACCTGTGCAGTACCGTTACGGCAATGCCTCGAAAAGATCTTGCACTCTCATCACCATATTGCCGCACTCATCTATGATACACAAATGTATTGTGCTCAAACTATCGCCGACGATCTGGGGCTACCCGGGATAACTTTGCGTACAAGTGCTGCTACAACATTGCTATTATATCCCGTCTTTTCTCAACTTGATGAGGaag ATTTTATGTCTGAAATTAAATCGCCAGAGCTTCAAGCTCTCCATCTTCAACGCCTTCGGGCATTATTATCACAAAATCCAGCCAAAGAGATGATGGAAATAAGAGTTGAACTCACAAACGCGCTGAAGAGTTCATTAGCTATAATTGTGAACTCGATGGAATTTCTTGAACTAGAAGCACTGTCAAAGGTCAAACAATACTTCCCTGCTCCGATTATCACTATAGGACCATTACATAAATTAGCTCCAGCCATTTGCAGCTCATTATTTACTGAAGAAGATAAATGCATCTCTTGGCTTAACAAACAAGCTCCCAAATCTGTCATCTATGTGAGCCTTGGTAGCATGGCCAGCATTGATAGGCAAGAACTAATTGAGATAGCTTGGGGACTATCCAATAGTAAACAACCCTTCCTGTGGGTGGTTAGGCCTGGTATGGTTCGTGGCTCAGAATGGATTGAATCATTGCCAAATGGGTTTGAGGAGAGTGTGGGAGAAAGAGGTTGCATTGTAAAATGGGCACCTCAAACGGAAGTGCTGGCTCACGCTGCAGTGGGTGGATTTTGGAGCCACTGTGGATGGAATTCAACCATTGAGAGTATTTGTGAAGGGGTACCAATGCTATGCAAACCTTTCTTTGGAGACCAACACTTGAACACAAGCTACATCTGTAATGTCTGGAAAATAGGATTGGAATTGCAGAATCTGGAAAGAGGGAATATAGAAAGAACAATAAAAAGACTAATGGTGGATATGGAAGGAAACGATATCCGAAAGAGAGCTATGGATTTGAAGGAGAAAGCAGCTTTTTGTCTAGTGGAGGAGGGTTCTACAAGTTGTTCTTTCAATGGGTTAACAAAGCATATATCATCAGCTTCAGAGACATGA